Sequence from the Deinococcus radiopugnans ATCC 19172 genome:
CGCGCTGCTCGCGGATCTTGTCCACCTCGGCGTTCACGTCGGTGCGGCTGACCTTGATGTCCTGCGTGGCCCCGGTGACCAGCGCCTGCTGAATCTGGTTGGCGACCACAACCGTCTTGAAATCGTCGCCCAGCACGCCGGTATCGGTGCTGCTCAGGACCGGGTTGGCGCGGCGGGCCTGATCCAGTTCCTCGGCCGTGATGGTCTGTCCGTTGACCTTCACGGCCGGGGTGCCGGTGGTCTGGCTGCGGTTGAACAGGCCCTCGATGTTGGGGGTGAACTGGTAGGCCATGCCGACCACCAGAAGCAGGGCCAGCACGATCAGCATGACGTTGGTGACTTTCTTTCGGTTCACTTGATCTCCTTAAATAATGGTGCTAGCGTAGCGGATGCCCAGCCGGGCACTCGTAGCTCAGGTGGATAGAGCGTTGGCCTCCGAAGCCAAAGGCCACTGGTTCAAGTCCAGTCGAGTGCACCATTCATGTTCACGGTCCAGCCCAGATGGTCCACTCACGCCACCCTGCGGGGTGGTTTTTTCGTGGACTGGATCCGGACGGACACTTCCAGCCAGCCAGCACGCGCGCAAACACACGCGCAGGAGTCTAGCATGCAAGGTTAAACGGGCGTGAAGCTGGAAAGCCCGTTGTGGCGGCCACTTTTTGCAGTCTTCATGCATCTGGAAGGTGGGCGGCGGCCCTGGCCTGTACGCTGGGGCCATGAGCGATTCCACCTCCGAGACCCATGCCCCGTCCGGCGGCCTGCTGGGCCTGCTGTCGCGCCTGCCGGGCAGCTACGCCGGACCCCAGGCGCCCGAGGCGGCCCCCTACGCGCTGGTCGGCGTGGGCGAGGGCACTCTGGCCGCGCACCTCTTGCAGGCGCTGGCGCTGCCCAGCCTGACCCGCGCCGGCACCCAGTTCGTCCTGGGCAGCCCCGACGCCGCCGCCCTCGCCACCGATTACGCCGATCTGGCCGAGGTGGCCGGGGCCAGCGCCCGCCGCATCGGGACCGGGGGCCGCCCCGAGGAGATTGACGTGCTGGTGCCGGGCGGACCGCTCTCCACCTACCACTTCGCGCAGGCGGTGGCCTACGCCAGCAGTCACGCCGACGAGGCCCGGCAGGCCGACGCCGCCCTGGCCGATCTGGCCGCCCGCTGCGCCCCGAACATCGAGGAGAACAATCCCGCCCGCGACCTGGCCTGGAGCCTGTGGGGCCGCACGCCGCTGCTGCTGGCGGCCCCCGACGCCGACGCCCTGCCGCACGCGTGGCAGCAGCTGCTGGCCCGCACCGGCAAGACGCTGGCCGTGCCGCTGCTGGGGGACCCCTTGCCGCTGGCGAGCGGCGCCTTCGACGCCCGCCACGAGCAGGGCGACGCCAAGGTGGCCCTGATCCTGGGCGACACCGATCCGGCCCTGCTGCTGGCCCGCGAGATTCTGGAGTCGCGCATCGACGAGATCATCCACGTGCCGGCCCCGGACGGCGCGCAGGGCTACCCCGCCGCGCTGGCGCTGTGGTACTTCGGCGCGTGGGTGGCCGCCTACCTGGCCGAGCGCTACGACACCGAACCGGCGGACCCTGCGGTGCTGGCCCGTGCCCAGGCCAGCCTGAGCGGTGAGGGCGGCAGCGAGGCAGGGGGCGATCTGCGCCTGAGTGCGCCGCGCGACGACCTTCGCCGCACCCGTGTGGAGGAAGACGAGCCCGACTGGGCCGACGACGCCGATGACGATCTCGACGACCCGGAGGACCGCGAGGAGGACTGAGCGCGGCGGCTGAAAGACTTTCCTGGAGCGAGTTCACCCAGCGCCCGAGGGGCGACGTGTCTCACGGCGGGGCGCTATCATGCGGAATGTGCGGCTGCTGTTGCTCTCCGACATTCACGCCAACAACACCGCACTCGGGGCGGTGCTGAAGGACGCGTCCTCACGCCGGTACGACACGGTGATTCACCTGGGTGACGCGCTGGGCTACGGTCCCAACCCACGTGAGGTGCTGGACACGCTGCGCGATCTGGACGCCGTGTGCATCATGGGCAACCACGATCAGATGCTGCTGGAATACGTCGACGGCAAGCGGGCCACCCGTGACAGCGTGGTGTCGCTGGCCCTGCGCTGGCAGATCGAGCGGCTCTCGGAGCGCGACATCGCCTGGGTCCGCACCTGGCGTGACGGCATCGATGATCCCGACGTGGGCGCACGCTACCGCCACGGCACCCCGGTCAGCCTGGACGACTACACCGATTCGGTGGCGGCGGCCCGCGAGGCGTTCGGGCAGTGGCAGGGCCGTCTGGGCTTCGTGGGCCACACTCACGTGCCCGCCGTGTACGCCACCCTGAACGCCCCCACCGGCGAGTGGATCAAGGGCCAGCTGTTCCACGACGGCGGCAGCTACATGGTCCCGCCCACCACCCGCGTGATCCTCAACCCCGGCAGCGTGGGCCAGCCGCGCGACGGCAACCCCCGGGCCAGCTACGCCCTCTACGACACGGCCCGCTCCCACTTCGAGGTCTTCCGCGTGGCCTACGACATCCCCCGCGCCCAGGAGGCCTCTCTGGAGGCCGGGCTGCCGCAGGTGCTGGCGGCGCGGCTGGCGGTGGGGAAGTGAGCGGCTGGGACGCGGGACGCGGTTGGCAGGAGGCGGTGAAAAGATCGGGGGGAAGCTGCGTCCAGAATCTTGATCTGTCTTCATCTTTTCCCGCGCACCGCGCACCGCATCCCGCCACCCACCCATGACCCTGCACGCCCCCCTGGTCGAGCAGGCCGACGCTTTTACCGGCAACGCGCTGCTCTTGACCGGCCCGGCGCGGGTGGGCAAGCGGGCGGCGGCGTGGGCCATCGCGGCGGCGCAGAACTGCCAGGGGGCGCGGGGCATGGACGGCGCGGCCTGTGGGGTATGCCGCTCGTGTGCGGCGCTGGCGGCGGGGGCGCACCCGGACGTGCTGCTGGTCGAGCCGCGCGCCACCACCGCTGCGGGCAAGGCGGCGCGGCGCAAGCTGATTCCCATCGGCGCGGTGCTTGAGGGGCGCGACAAGGGGCGCGAGTACGAGACGCACGTCTACGAATTTCTGGAAGTGCGCCCCAGCTTCCAGCGCCGGGTGGTGATCGTGGACGGCGCGGAATACCTGGGGCCGGAGGCCGCCAACGCCCTGCTCAAACTGGTGGAGGAACCCCCGCATCGCGCCCTGTTCCTGTTTCTGGCCGAGGACCGCCGTTCGGTGCTGCCCACCATCGTCAGCCGCAGCGCCCGCCTGGGGGTGGCCCCGCTGGCCGATCACACCCTCGAGTCGGCCCTGCTCCGCGCCGGACACCCGGCCGACGCCGAGCTGATCGCCTTTGCCGCCGGGCGTGCGGGCGTGCTAAACGATCTGGACGGCGTGCGCGCCGCGCTGGAAGACGCCCGCGAGCTGGACAACTCGCTGGGGGTGGGTCTGCTGAGCGCCTTGGAAGCCGCCGAGCGGTTGGAA
This genomic interval carries:
- a CDS encoding SIS domain-containing protein gives rise to the protein MSDSTSETHAPSGGLLGLLSRLPGSYAGPQAPEAAPYALVGVGEGTLAAHLLQALALPSLTRAGTQFVLGSPDAAALATDYADLAEVAGASARRIGTGGRPEEIDVLVPGGPLSTYHFAQAVAYASSHADEARQADAALADLAARCAPNIEENNPARDLAWSLWGRTPLLLAAPDADALPHAWQQLLARTGKTLAVPLLGDPLPLASGAFDARHEQGDAKVALILGDTDPALLLAREILESRIDEIIHVPAPDGAQGYPAALALWYFGAWVAAYLAERYDTEPADPAVLARAQASLSGEGGSEAGGDLRLSAPRDDLRRTRVEEDEPDWADDADDDLDDPEDREED
- a CDS encoding metallophosphoesterase family protein — protein: MRNVRLLLLSDIHANNTALGAVLKDASSRRYDTVIHLGDALGYGPNPREVLDTLRDLDAVCIMGNHDQMLLEYVDGKRATRDSVVSLALRWQIERLSERDIAWVRTWRDGIDDPDVGARYRHGTPVSLDDYTDSVAAAREAFGQWQGRLGFVGHTHVPAVYATLNAPTGEWIKGQLFHDGGSYMVPPTTRVILNPGSVGQPRDGNPRASYALYDTARSHFEVFRVAYDIPRAQEASLEAGLPQVLAARLAVGK
- a CDS encoding DNA polymerase III, giving the protein MTLHAPLVEQADAFTGNALLLTGPARVGKRAAAWAIAAAQNCQGARGMDGAACGVCRSCAALAAGAHPDVLLVEPRATTAAGKAARRKLIPIGAVLEGRDKGREYETHVYEFLEVRPSFQRRVVIVDGAEYLGPEAANALLKLVEEPPHRALFLFLAEDRRSVLPTIVSRSARLGVAPLADHTLESALLRAGHPADAELIAFAAGRAGVLNDLDGVRAALEDARELDNSLGVGLLSALEAAERLEKRFDPAWHPEALRFTWRERPAYQRARADTALDALQGALEAYASPSLSFQVFALNVRDAFGLS